From Penicillium psychrofluorescens genome assembly, chromosome: 1, one genomic window encodes:
- a CDS encoding uncharacterized protein (ID:PFLUO_001636-T1.cds;~source:funannotate) produces MASLNAPGDGITGGYTGSSLGMRITIATLAGVTWYNALELIILVFVTFAQYRGLYFWSLLLSSSLGLIPYSLGFLLKFFQLTSATWLSCTLLTIGWWCMVTGQSVVLYSRLHLVLSNQRALHRVLIMIVINACILHIPTTVLTYGTNLAHGPEEKIYKHGYNIMEKIQMTGFCLQEFILSGLYIWETVRMLRLDPDRTKRKIMYQLLIINLIIIVMDLGLLIAEYMNFYIMETMLKGAVYSVKLKLEFAVLGKLIHLVHNHVWKPESFSGPSELPDFVDATRVTSDLTHAAPPKTHRGGPRWMDADDISIAMFEHSPTHRTGNSDLSGETTTSHIHQYQRDHSPTDFTSSIHRYSYQSGRSKPRKPG; encoded by the coding sequence ATGGCCTCCCTCAACGCCCCCGGTGATGGCATCACTGGGGGATACACCGGTTCCTCGCTGGGCATGCGCATCACCATCGCGACCCTCGCCGGCGTCACCTGGTACAACGCCCTCGAGCTgatcatcctcgtcttcgtcacTTTCGCCCAGTATCGCGGCCTGTATTTCTGGAGTCTACtgctctcctcctccctcgGCCTGATTCCGTACTCGCTGGGCTTCCTACTCAAGTTCTTCCAGCTTACCAGTGCGACATGGCTCTCCTGCACGCTGTTGACCATCGGCTGGTGGTGCATGGTCACCGGCCAGTCGGTCGTCCTCTACTCCCGGCTCCATCTGGTCCTGTCCAACCAGCGCGCCCTGCACCGCGTGCTCATCATGATCGTGATCAATGCCTGTATCCTGCACATCCCCACCACCGTCCTGACCTACGGCACCAACCTCGCCCACGGCCCCGAGGAAAAAATCTACAAGCACGGCTATAAcatcatggagaagatccagatGACCGGGTTCTGCCTGCAAGAGTTTATCCTCTCGGGCCTGTACATCTGGGAGACGGTGCGCATGTTGCGCCTCGACCCAGACCGCACCAAGCGCAAGATCATGTACCAGCTGCTGATCATCAACTTGATTATCATTGTCATGGACCTGGGCCTGCTGATCGCCGAGTACATGAACTTCTACATCATGGAGACCATGCTCAAGGGCGCCGTGTACAGCGTCAAGCTCAAGCTCGAATTCGCCGTGCTGGGCAAGCTGATCCATCTGGTCCACAACCACGTGTGGAAACCCGAGTCCTTCTCGGGCCCAAGTGAGTTACCGGACTTTGTCGACGCAACCCGCGTCACCTCCGACCTCACCCACGCCGCCCCGCCCAAGACTCATCGCGGCGGCCCGCGCTGGATGGACGCAGACGACATCTCCATCGCCATGTTCGAGCACTCTCCCACTCACCGCACGGGAAATTCGGACCTGAGCGGCGAGACTACCACCTCCCACATCCACCAATACCAGCGCGATCACAGCCCGACCGACTTCACCAGCTCGATCCATCGATATTCCTACCAAAGTGGGCGCTCGAAGCCCCGCAAGCCAGGATGA
- a CDS encoding uncharacterized protein (ID:PFLUO_001637-T1.cds;~source:funannotate) yields the protein MKHTSLVTLLAGISATNAGKSGASLLARYSAPACSNAPSTLSLPDAPYDNFFYSDCNVAAQAVVTTPLLDSDLTQIGPRLIVAWPAGNSGACWFFAPQNGVNGSLSIALVNSTVGNPLAPVYSSAKNGSANPSVGVKSVLRFNSSAVLTISILGSIRTIRDFTEGPSILYPEIQDAITFTTNGNGVQLNRLWLDNVTSTTLTFQPWGSDSTGKATVVNRTVHFEPGDYLFSAAMSYPQMTQLEPASVLNSRSADLITQMPGQTAALSFLSYSEKLLAGAWRFLTYFGRDSMISALLLEPVLSSGSGSAMEAVIGAVLERVNRTDGSVCHEETIGDYATWTNEQEGIYSNAMSCDYKMIDSDYYLPVLMQKYFLQNPLGKSRATAFFSTQAGSVNAANRNLTWGDLALINAERIMRLTGPFAKEQTKDNLIHLKAGQIVGQWRDSTYGIGGGRIPYDVNTALAPAALRSIAALARGGVYPHEKQWATEADKNAKVWEDSTLQFFEVTIPRKEAQSRIDTYQTRAPFTVPTNTSHTIDSDVTFHALSLDGYDSLAQVQVMNTDDCFRHFLLNTTNEAQLTSFLNQTASNIRRTFPAGLMTSAGMVVANPAFGSEDVYAQNWTTGAYHGTVVWSWPLAMMGKGLELQMARCDPKTKTSAPQFCHDASVLGNVKAAYNSLWDSIEANSQQLSTEVWSWVYRSGEFDVTPLGVMPPPPGAGAQTESDIRQLWSLSFLAVTRNEKYKS from the exons ATGAAACACACCAGTCTGGTTACTCTCCTCGCGGGCATCAGCGCCACCAACGCGGGGAAGAGTGGTGCA TCCCTCTTGGCGCGCTACTCCGCCCCAGCATGCAGCAATGCGCCCTCAACGCTCTCCCTCCCCGACGCGCCCTACGACAACTTCTTCTACTCCGACTGCAATGTCGCCGCCCAGGCAGTGGTGACCACCCCGCTCCTAGATAGCGACCTCACCCAGATCGGACCGCGTCTGATCGTCGCCTGGCCAGCCGGCAACAGCGGCGCGTGCTGGTTCTTTGCGCCGCAGAATGGCGTCAACGGGTCCCTGTCCATTGCGCTGGTCAATTCCACTGTCGGGAATCCCCTGGCGCCGGTTTACTCTAGCGCCAAGAATGGGAGTGCGAACCCCAGCGTGGGCGTGAAGAGCGTCCTGCGCTTCAACTCCTCTGCTGTTCTCACGATCTCCATCCTGGGTAGTATCCGCACGATTCGTGATTTCACCGAGGGACCCAGTATCCTCTACCCGGAGATCCAGGATGCCATCACCTTCACGACCAACGGCAACGGCGTCCAATTGAACAGGCTGTGGTTGGACAATGTCACCTCCACGACGCTCACCTTCCAGCCCTGGGGCAGCGACAGCACCGGAAAGGCAACGGTAGTCAACCGCACCGTCCACTTCGAGCCGGGCGACTACCTCTTCTCCGCGGCGATGAGCTATCCCCAAATGACTCAGCTCGAGCCCGCCTCTGTGCTGAACTCCCGATCTGCGGATCTGATCACCCAAATGCCAGGCCAGACGGCCGCGCTGTCGTTCCTGTCGTACTCGGAGAAGCTTCTGGCGGGTGCGTGGCGCTTTCTGACGTATTTCGGGCGCGACTCTATGATCTCAGCGCTGCTTCTGGAGCCGGTCCTCAGCAGTGGATCGGGGAGTGCCATGGAGGCGGTTATTGGGGCTGTCCTGGAGAGGGTAAATCGGACGGATGGGAGTGTTTGTCATGAGGAGACTATTGG GGACTATGCTACCTGGACCAATGAGCAGGAGGGCATATACAGCAATGCCATGAGCTGCGACTACAAGATG ATCGACTCGGACTACTACCTCCCCGTGTTGATGCAGAAGTACTTCCTGCAGAACCCCCTCGGAAAGAGCAGGGCTACCGCGTTCTTCAG TACTCAGGCCGGCTCCGTCAACGCAGCCAACCGCAACCTAACATGGGGTGACCTGGCCCTCATCAACGCCGAGCGCATCATGCGCCTGACCGGCCCGTTTGCCAAAgagcagaccaaggataACCTGATTCATCTGAAGGCGGGGCAGATTGTTGGCCAGTGGCGGGATAGCACATACG GTATTGGTGGTGGACGTATCCCCTACGACGTCAACACGGCTCTTGCCCCCGCGGCCCTGCGCTCTATCGCCGCTCTCGCTCGCGGTGGAGTGTATCCGCATGAGAAGCAGTGGGCAACGGAAGCAGACAAGAATGCCAAAGTGTGGGAGGACTCGACGCTGCAATTCTTCGAG GTAACAATCCCCCGAAAAGAAGCGCAATCCCGCATCGACACCTACCAAACGCGGGCCCCCTTCACCGTCCCAACCAACACATCCCACACCATCGACTCGGACGTAACCTTCCACGCCCTCTCCCTCGACGGCTACGACTCGCTCGCCCAAGTCCAAGTGATGAACACAGACGACTGCTTCCGGCACTTCCtcctcaacaccaccaacgaAGCCCAGCTGACCTCCTTCCTCAACCAAACGGCCTCTAACATCCGTCGCACGTTTCCCGCCGGCCTGATGACCAGCGCCGGCATGGTGGTCGCCAACCCAGCCTTCGGGAGCGAGGATGTCTACGCCCAGAACTGGACCACGGGCGCGTACCATGGGACGGTTGTGTGGTCGTGGCCGCTTGCTATGATGGGGAAGGGGCTGGAGCTGCAGATGGCGAGATGTGAtccgaagacgaagacatCCGCGCCGCAGTTCTGCCATGATGCCTCGGTTCTGGGAAATGTCAAGGCCGCGTATAATTCGCTTTGGGACTCCATCGAGGCCAATTCCCAGCAGCTTTCGACGGAGGTGTGGTCGTGGGTTTATCGCAGTGGCGAGTTCGACGTCACGCCCCTTGGGGTtatgccgccgccgcctggcGCGGGTGCTCAGACTG AATCCGATATCAGGCAGCTATGgtctctttccttcttggcgGTCACCCGGAACGAGAAGTATAAATCATGA
- a CDS encoding uncharacterized protein (ID:PFLUO_001635-T1.cds;~source:funannotate): MAPVTLQTVDDDLKDVIQHLFEIQSAVHGYLGPETQQELVRKIKNLTLTLSTLSAHTQLPDTAADQHPDLSSADPSNPSLASIQLPPEIIDYVDSARNPDIYTREFVELVQRGNQDLRGKREAFAGFRDVLAREMRSAMPECRDEVDRVVRATGGGEPEVPTTGGSEGMGGMARGPAAGPGATS, translated from the exons ATGGCCCCAGTGACTCTCCAGACGGTCGATG ACGATCTCAAGGATGTGATCCAGCACCTGTTCGAGATCCAATCCGCCGTCCACGGCTACTTGGGCCCAGAGACTCAGCAAGAGCTGGTCCGAAAGAT CAAAAacctcaccctcaccctctccaccTTATCCGCGCACACGCAACTCCCGGACACAGCCGCGGACCAACACCCTGACTTGTCGTCGGCCGACCCCTCCAACCCCTCGCTCGCCAGCATCCAGCTGCCTCCCGAAATCATCGACTACGTCGACTCCGCGCGCAACCCGGACATCTACACACGCGAGTTCGTGGAGCTGGTGCAGCGCGGCAACCAAGATCTGCGAGGCAAGCGCGAAGCCTTTGCGGGTTTCCGGGACGTGCTGGCCCGCGAGATGCGCAGCGCCATGCCCGAGTGTCGCGACGAAGTGGACCGCGTGGTGCGTGCGACCGGGGGCGGCGAGCCTGAGGTCCCGACGACTGGTGGTTCTGAAGGAATGGGAGGAATGGCAAGAgggccagctgctggtcCCGGCGCAACGTCATGA
- a CDS encoding uncharacterized protein (ID:PFLUO_001634-T1.cds;~source:funannotate) gives MSSFPSSTRASHGHSNSSHRQFPAYNPVAAVTAPAGTFLPGTKVQVGSHRVVVDKYLSEGGFAHVYVVRLPKGAKGSETAVLKRVAVPDKGALANMRTEVETMKKLKGHRHIVTYIDSHASQLSGGGFEVFLLMEYCAGGGLIDFMNTRLQNRLTEPEIIKIFSDVAEGVATMHYLKPPLLHRDLKVENVLISRSGGSSYYKLCDFGSSAQPRPAAKSAAEGRLIEDDVQRHTTMQYRSPEMIDVYRKQPIDEKSDIWALGVFLYKLCYYTTPFEEVGQMAILNATYKFPSYPSFSDRLKTFIASMLKEDPRKRPNIYEVVREVCRMQKKDVPIRDIYSNRTASEARRNQELPPTPTEAPAVGAKFSPPIQETEIIPEIAPMRRGRPSKPQSSQHKSAKASPSGDRGRGHSTSSPTDPFEALDGGVARRKKIADELSNRFPTLDQFDILHEKGDRFNFEPTAEPSKSDEDVSQRLTNALADEAFAPRPEQGQETRRSQVSPVRSPPARNAPPQSAPLYQPTPQRPSMVSTGTMTSPAQTPRISEPKISSRPIYRFPSSDERQPSSQPWADEERTTHKMPSPRPGTSPRLSSDRLSIHSNSARPSMEKLRRPTGLGLELDDPVGRSKSAVTKARPVSMGKMDLPRESETSRSSIDLSRMEYEDGAPLRSVRTDVEDRANISSDVDYLRAMEEESNRKREKRVSSGSKHVKRSSLSNLSLSGTKTLFGGRFGDAFRRFESSNQDAPPTPSAEQQAVLEPADDSPPPNEDVILDDLDRDDISPEMRRELERRRLSQEEKRVANAAAEYRRRVAEGEGGRTGGDGPRARAIQNKVQSLFGESNKAAPPPKTATGYGQYTESPPALQAKHEVQTSSSEAPRGISQTPGPVYGGREGPMSPPDRQGGTSAPLPQSSTGYSSGPRSGARPMAPPKPKNLRVGGGQGTSRPSTGQDASHANPATPGDDWEAQFTRRFPSLSGLEVETEIKSPKYHSLRTRKV, from the exons atgtcctccttcccatcctcTACCCGGGCCTCCCATGGCCACTCTAACTCGTCGCACCGTCAATTCCCCGCCTACAACCCGGTCGCCGCCGTGACCGCTCCCGCCGGCACGTTCTTGCCCGGGACCAAGGTCCAGGTGGGCAGTCACCGCGTCGTGGTGGACAAGTATCTTTCGGAGGGTGGGTTTGCTCATGTCTACGTGGTGCGATTGCCTAAGGGGGCCAAGGGCTCGGAAACGGCGGTGCTGAAGCGAGTCGCTGTCCCCGACAAGGGGGCGCTCGCCAACATGCGCACCGAGGTcgagacgatgaagaagctcaagggCCACCGGCATATTGTCACCTATATCGATTCGCATGCCTCCCAGCTTAGCGGAGGCGGTTTCGAGGTCTTCCTGCTCATGGAATACTGTGCGGGCGGCGGTCTGATCGATTTCATGAATACCAGGCTCCAGAATCGCCTGACAGAACCGGAAatcatcaagatcttctcggATGTTGCCGAGGGTGTGGCCACTATGCATTACCTCAAGCCGCCGCTGCTCCATCGGGATCTCAAGGTTGAGAACGTCCTGATCTCGCGTTCCGGGGGTTCATCTTATTACAAACTGTGTGATTTTGGGTCCTCTGCACAGCCGCGTCCTGCAGCCAAGTCGGCCGCCGAGGGTCGATTGATTGAGGATGATGTGCAGCGACACACAACGATGCAGTATCGCAGCCCGGAGATGATCGACGTCTACCGGAAGCAGCCGATTGATGAAAAGAGTGATATCTGGGCGCTTGGTGTGTTCCTGTACAAGCTGTGCTACTATACCACTCCATTTGAAGAGGTTGGGCAGATGGCCATCCTCAACGCCACCTACAAATTCCCCTCCtatccttccttctccgaTCGACTGAAGACATTTATCG CATCAATGCTCAAAGAAGATCCGCGGAAGCGCCCAAACATCTACGAGGTGGTGCGCGAGGTTTGTCgcatgcagaagaaggatgtTCCAATTCGCGAT ATCTACTCCAATCGCACCGCCTCCGAGGCGCGTCGAAACCAAGAACTGCCACCCACGCCCACAGAGGCTCCTGCAGTAGGGGCAAAATTCTCACCACCTATTCAGGAGACCGAAATCATTCCTGAAATTGCACCTATGCGCCGAGGACGGCCGAGCAAGCCCCAATCATCTCAACATAAATCCGCTAAAGCAAGCCCATCAGGAGATCGGGGCCGGGGCCACTCAACAAGCTCACCCACTGATCCCTTTGAAGCTTTGGATGGTGGCGTTgccaggaggaagaagatcgcaGACGAGCTGTCCAATCGATTCCCGACTTTGGATCAGTTTGATATTTTACACGAGAAAGGAGACAGATTCAATTTTGAGCCGACAGCGGAGCCCTCCAAGTCGGACGAGGACGTCTCTCAGAGACTCACCAATGCTTTGGCCGACGAAGCCTTTGCTCCACGGCCGGAGCAGGGGCAGGAAACTCGGCGATCGCAAGTCTCGCCCGTGCGGTCTCCGCCTGCACGTAACGCTCCTCCGCAATCCGCGCCGCTGTATCAGCCTACTCCTCAGCGGCCCTCAATGGTTTCAACTGGGACAATGACTTCTCCTGCGCAGACGCCTCGTATATCAGAGCCGAAGATATCCAGTCGACCGATTTACCGGTTCCCGTCATCGGACGAACGGCAGCCTTCCAGCCAGCCATGGGCGGACGAGGAGCGGACAACGCACAAGATgccgtcgccgaggccggGCACCAGTCCGCGGTTGTCGTCTGACCGGTTATCGATCCACTCGAACTCCGCGCGGCCGTCGATGGAAAAGTTGCGACGGCCGACTGGGTTGGGCTTGGAGCTTGATGATCCCGTCGGACGATCCAAATCCGCCGTGACAAAGGCTCGCCCGGTTTCCATGGGGAAGATGGATCTCCCGCGCGAATCCGAAACAAGTCGATCCTCTATTGATCTGTCTCGCATGGAATACGAGGATGGAGCACCGCTGCGATCTGTTCGTACGGATGTTGAGGACCGGGCCAACATTTCGTCAGATGTCGACTATTTGCGCGcaatggaagaagagagtaATCGGAAACGCGAGAAACGAGTCAGCAGCGGCTCGAAGCACGTCAAGCGCAGCAGTCTGTCCAATCTGTCCCTCTCGGGGACCAAGACCTTGTTTGGTGGCCGCTTTGGTGATGCATTCCGTCGTTTCGAAAGCAGCAACCAGGATGCGCCGCCCACACCGTCGGCAGAGCAGCAAGCTGTGCTTGAACCCGCGGACGACAGTCCCCCGCCGAACGAGGATGTCATTCTGGACGACCTCGATCGCGATGACATCTCCCCGGAAATGCGCCGCGAGTTGGAGCGTCGCCGTCTGTCccaggaggagaagagggtcgCCAACGCCGCGGCTGAGTACCGGCGCCGGGTCGCTGAAGGGGAAGGCGGACGAACAGGCGGCGATGGGCCGCGCGCCCGTGCAATCCAGAACAAGGTGCAGTCCTTGTTTGGCGAATCCAACAAggccgcgccgccgcccaaaaCCGCGACCGGGTACGGTCAGTACACGGAGTCACCCCCCGCTTTGCAGGCAAAGCACGAAGTGCAGACATCGAGCTCTGAGGCGCCACGAGGCATTTCCCAAACCCCAGGTCCCGTCTACGGCGGTCGAGAAGGGCCTATGTCTCCCCCAGACCGTCAAGGAGGTACCAGTGCGCCTCTCCCGCAGTCTTCGACGGGTTACTCCTCGGGCCCACGATCTGGAGCGCGTCCGATGGCACCCCCGAAACCTAAGAATCTTCGGGTTGGCGGTGGGCAAGGGACCTCCCGGCCCAGTACAGGACAAGATGCCAGTCATGCAAATCCCGCTACCCCGGGTGATGACTGGGAAGCCCAATTCACTCGTCGGTTCCCTAGCCTTTCGGGACTGGAGGTGGAGACGGAGATCAAATCGCCCAAGTACCACAGCCTGCGGACACGGAAAGTGTAG